A genomic window from Candidatus Obscuribacter sp. includes:
- a CDS encoding SDR family oxidoreductase, with translation MTPPDISMRGKICLVTGATSGIGKVTAMELATKGATVIIVGRNEEKCISTMAEIEAMTGNESLDYMVCDLSSFHQIRKLSLDFKAKYNKLHVLVNNAGALFMRRQNSVDGLEMAWALNHFGYFWLTGMLLDVLKASSPSRIINVSSDAHKRSFLSEMPNFKDNIPVGYIGYADTKLANLLFTNHLAYSIKSTGVTVNALHPGVVSTNFGANNGLLGRIVQFYSSTFGVTPQKGARTIVYLASAPELYSTTGKYYVKEREASSSKLSQDTKLGTKLWQWSLDISQRLGMDTRPMELR, from the coding sequence TTGACTCCACCAGATATATCAATGAGAGGCAAAATTTGTCTTGTCACCGGTGCCACCAGTGGTATTGGTAAGGTGACAGCCATGGAGCTTGCCACCAAGGGTGCTACCGTCATCATTGTCGGTCGCAACGAGGAGAAGTGCATCTCCACCATGGCCGAAATCGAGGCAATGACTGGCAATGAGTCGCTCGATTATATGGTCTGTGATCTTTCTTCCTTTCACCAGATTCGCAAACTCTCTTTGGACTTTAAAGCTAAGTACAACAAATTGCATGTCCTGGTAAACAACGCTGGAGCGCTGTTTATGCGCCGTCAAAACAGTGTTGACGGTCTGGAGATGGCCTGGGCTCTCAATCATTTTGGCTATTTCTGGCTCACCGGCATGCTCCTGGATGTACTCAAAGCCAGCTCGCCAAGCCGTATTATAAATGTTTCTTCTGACGCTCATAAGAGATCATTTCTCAGTGAGATGCCAAATTTTAAAGACAATATCCCGGTAGGCTACATTGGTTATGCCGATACAAAACTGGCTAATTTGCTCTTTACCAATCACCTGGCTTATAGCATCAAGTCCACAGGCGTCACCGTCAACGCCTTGCATCCAGGTGTTGTCTCCACCAATTTTGGGGCCAATAATGGTTTGCTTGGACGTATCGTCCAGTTTTATAGCAGTACTTTTGGTGTGACACCACAAAAGGGCGCCAGGACAATAGTTTATCTGGCTAGCGCTCCGGAGCTTTATTCCACTACTGGCAAATACTATGTCAAAGAGCGTGAGGCTAGTAGCTCCAAGCTCTCTCAAGACACCAAACTCGGTACTAAGCTGTGGCAGTGGAGTCTTGATATTTCTCAAAGACTCGGTATGGATACAAGACCGATGGAGCTGCGTTAA
- a CDS encoding chitobiase/beta-hexosaminidase C-terminal domain-containing protein produces the protein MSFSKRLVLNSSLALRVNLLQIKSKVLFGLAICLYLMIAGASQALAVTAPTITPGTGVYSTYQSTATITATPGDQIYYTSDGTNPTNLSTLYTVPIALGATNTIKAVAYNTGVPSAITTGYIQNDVNSLSIPRAGMSLWLRDFGAVVSGSNITQWSDLSGSIPANNATQATSTKQATVVSGAINGINAGLFNGSSRDYVLTNQFTDLTGGFSIFAVIKPVGTATKTFFSTANAGPSNLVSLETVNTQVRLNAYNGAVASNVITPTTSLTVGKYQIVDAVHNGAAECVNSFETLFHCNLESV, from the coding sequence ATGTCTTTTTCTAAGAGATTGGTTTTGAATTCGAGTTTAGCCTTGAGAGTGAATCTTTTGCAGATCAAGTCAAAGGTGTTGTTTGGTCTGGCAATTTGTTTGTATTTGATGATCGCAGGTGCCAGTCAAGCGCTTGCCGTCACTGCGCCAACAATCACGCCGGGTACTGGTGTCTACTCGACATATCAGTCAACGGCGACAATCACGGCTACGCCCGGTGACCAAATTTATTATACGAGTGATGGAACAAACCCGACTAATTTGTCAACACTATATACGGTGCCAATTGCTCTTGGTGCCACTAACACCATTAAAGCAGTAGCATACAACACGGGGGTGCCAAGCGCCATCACTACTGGTTATATACAAAATGATGTGAATAGTCTCTCAATTCCACGCGCGGGGATGAGTCTCTGGTTGCGCGATTTTGGTGCTGTGGTAAGTGGTAGCAATATTACTCAATGGAGTGATTTGAGTGGTAGCATTCCTGCGAACAATGCTACACAGGCTACTTCTACAAAACAGGCTACTGTCGTGTCAGGTGCAATAAACGGTATCAATGCCGGCTTGTTTAACGGGTCGTCTAGAGACTATGTACTCACTAATCAATTTACAGACTTGACTGGTGGGTTTTCAATCTTTGCTGTGATCAAACCTGTCGGTACAGCCACTAAGACGTTCTTTTCAACGGCAAATGCGGGACCTTCTAACCTCGTCAGTTTGGAGACAGTAAATACTCAAGTCAGGCTGAACGCTTACAACGGAGCCGTTGCCAGCAATGTAATTACTCCAACGACAAGTCTAACTGTCGGCAAGTATCAGATAGTAGATGCAGTACATAATGGTGCCGCGGAATGTGTCAATAGTTTTGAGACACTTTTTCATTGTAATTTAGAGTCAGTGTAA
- a CDS encoding aminotransferase class I/II-fold pyridoxal phosphate-dependent enzyme — protein MKTSTAVPKVQDILAFAQETGAEDNDRLIVELNKLVAALDDEKHRSEAVTTLHALAEALETSSNLGLTLKTVHLPALDYPIRLLLTRAVFSPEFWGRTFAEGLLKSKEQFRGKKIVEVGTGSGWISILLLLFTHVKEVVGLDLNPVAVTMARLNSWLNGTTRDGTLRLSLAGEPIVQSFRAEVSDLLTAPLQRNEYFDHVIGCIPQVLHPNPGIQKLDHSGSSADGLSEKDLYDLSNYCFEQGILEDRFGLPLIARALEQSQLCLASGGKVTLVLGGRPGRQAIESMFERRGYDVKLVWMRRIQQADDTDLASLVELEKAYGIRFHFFMSRESDSQESVSAATAVKLLASGRQIYHDLLVYEAVTRFEPEVFDFVRNLSKMDLSSLRKELDFSRLQEERVSFLSRLSHSMLKSKAIPYPHERGDIAIRQLIATYLQSFCYFAARPEDLFIAPSRAEMLAMILKMVTVSGENILLSSSLEPVYKETALQAGLDITTGNEDLGELCQLDDLVTPRVVLIAPKQLAAPSPITLKILCQQARKHPDRVYLIDDSANFLISSNLGANMTLRLAAQEDLPANLIFVYGLVKNTISPDLQLSFLVNAPQNWLSGFDVGSELSYSRIAYPTQLLYQWLFEDLMTFAFADQSEDLLAKGESKTEQALSPLIEDLEKDPVFMPKPVDVEDPGLIRLDYGEFECAPPDILIKSLFKGFIDEETELLPHIVQERVCAYVKFTRHVQVSPRRIVLAQGVFPLFGAFIQALKMRLGRAPVVGVPDGSYGPLYPMLKYYGAELMEIKTSPAKAYLLASRDIQDLPVKPDVLWLTQPNNPSGVFYDPEKLRNIIDVCNNENIYIFSDEIFFLLSDHRLGRWTPSSLSAGSYASGNYQKRIFMADGIAKSFASGGMRLGFLMTPDDEWAADIARFAAQPPRALLRAWDGLYSAFLDKSPNHMLDVGKAFNEVETYLMEKRRGLSANREALLTLLRKHGLDDGYDTPYRGGLFLLGKLDNRHQDLAQKAKLLTNPGVWGRTGEMVRLCYCLEQNRFDTAMQRLQTFLEEAKVTQKGELV, from the coding sequence GTGAAAACATCTACGGCAGTGCCTAAGGTCCAAGACATACTGGCTTTTGCTCAAGAGACTGGAGCTGAAGACAATGATCGTTTGATTGTCGAGCTTAATAAGCTGGTGGCGGCCCTCGACGACGAAAAGCACAGAAGTGAAGCTGTGACCACTTTGCATGCGCTGGCTGAAGCTCTTGAAACAAGCTCAAATCTAGGTTTGACCCTAAAAACCGTGCATCTGCCCGCGCTCGATTATCCAATCAGGCTTTTGCTTACCAGAGCAGTGTTTAGCCCAGAGTTTTGGGGGCGTACTTTTGCCGAGGGATTGCTCAAAAGTAAAGAGCAGTTTAGAGGCAAAAAAATAGTAGAGGTCGGTACTGGCTCAGGCTGGATCTCGATATTACTTTTGTTGTTTACCCACGTCAAAGAAGTAGTGGGGCTAGATTTAAATCCTGTGGCGGTGACTATGGCTCGCCTCAATAGCTGGCTCAATGGCACTACCCGCGATGGCACCCTGCGGCTCAGTCTGGCCGGTGAGCCTATCGTCCAATCCTTTAGAGCAGAAGTATCCGATTTGCTTACAGCACCATTGCAAAGAAACGAGTACTTTGATCATGTGATTGGCTGTATCCCCCAGGTACTCCATCCTAATCCAGGTATTCAAAAGCTGGATCATAGTGGCAGCTCAGCCGATGGACTGTCCGAAAAAGACCTGTACGATTTATCCAATTACTGTTTTGAGCAGGGCATACTCGAAGACCGTTTTGGTTTGCCTTTGATTGCCCGGGCTCTTGAGCAATCGCAACTTTGTCTGGCTAGTGGTGGCAAAGTCACACTGGTGTTGGGCGGTCGTCCCGGTCGCCAAGCTATCGAGAGTATGTTTGAGCGTCGCGGTTATGACGTCAAACTAGTCTGGATGCGCCGTATTCAGCAAGCCGACGATACCGACCTGGCTTCACTGGTGGAGCTCGAAAAAGCCTATGGTATCCGCTTTCACTTTTTTATGTCGCGTGAGTCGGACTCTCAAGAGTCGGTCTCTGCCGCTACTGCCGTTAAACTACTGGCCAGCGGTCGGCAGATTTATCATGACTTGCTCGTATACGAAGCCGTCACTCGCTTTGAGCCAGAAGTCTTTGACTTTGTGCGCAATCTCTCCAAAATGGACCTTTCCAGTTTGCGCAAAGAACTCGATTTTAGTAGGCTACAGGAAGAGCGCGTCAGCTTTTTGAGCAGACTTTCTCATTCTATGCTCAAGTCTAAGGCTATTCCCTATCCGCATGAGCGCGGTGATATTGCCATCAGGCAGTTGATTGCCACTTATCTGCAGAGTTTTTGTTATTTTGCTGCCCGTCCTGAAGACCTGTTTATAGCGCCCTCTCGCGCCGAGATGCTGGCTATGATCCTCAAGATGGTGACAGTCTCCGGAGAGAATATCCTTTTATCCTCATCGCTTGAACCTGTCTATAAAGAGACAGCACTGCAGGCCGGTCTCGATATCACTACAGGTAACGAAGACCTGGGCGAACTCTGTCAGCTTGATGATCTGGTCACACCGCGTGTGGTGCTCATTGCTCCCAAGCAACTGGCAGCGCCTTCTCCCATAACTCTCAAAATACTCTGTCAGCAGGCTCGTAAGCATCCTGACCGCGTTTATCTGATTGATGATTCAGCCAACTTTTTGATTAGCTCTAATCTGGGCGCCAATATGACTCTGCGTCTGGCTGCTCAAGAAGACCTGCCTGCTAATTTGATTTTTGTTTATGGTCTGGTCAAAAACACAATCAGTCCCGATTTGCAGTTGAGCTTCCTCGTCAATGCCCCGCAAAACTGGCTCAGCGGCTTTGATGTTGGCTCAGAGCTTAGTTACAGTCGTATTGCTTATCCGACCCAGCTTTTGTATCAATGGCTCTTTGAAGACCTGATGACTTTTGCCTTTGCTGATCAAAGCGAAGACCTGCTCGCTAAAGGCGAGAGCAAGACTGAGCAAGCACTGTCTCCTTTGATAGAAGACTTAGAAAAAGACCCGGTCTTTATGCCCAAGCCAGTTGATGTCGAAGACCCCGGTTTAATTAGACTCGACTATGGTGAATTTGAATGTGCACCGCCAGATATTTTGATTAAGTCGCTCTTTAAGGGCTTTATCGACGAAGAAACCGAACTGTTGCCTCATATTGTGCAAGAGCGTGTCTGTGCCTACGTCAAATTTACTCGCCATGTCCAGGTCTCGCCCAGACGCATTGTCCTGGCTCAGGGTGTTTTTCCTCTCTTTGGTGCTTTTATCCAGGCTCTTAAGATGAGACTGGGCAGAGCTCCAGTCGTGGGTGTACCGGACGGCAGTTACGGACCACTTTATCCCATGCTCAAATATTACGGCGCTGAGCTGATGGAGATTAAGACCAGTCCCGCCAAAGCCTATCTGCTTGCTTCGCGTGATATTCAGGACTTGCCTGTTAAGCCTGATGTGCTCTGGTTGACCCAGCCTAATAATCCCAGCGGTGTCTTTTATGACCCCGAAAAACTGCGCAATATTATTGATGTCTGCAACAACGAAAACATCTACATCTTTTCTGATGAGATATTTTTCTTGCTCTCGGATCACCGCCTGGGCCGCTGGACGCCTTCGTCGCTATCGGCTGGTTCCTATGCCAGTGGTAATTATCAAAAACGCATCTTTATGGCTGATGGTATCGCCAAGAGCTTTGCCAGTGGTGGCATGCGTCTGGGCTTTTTGATGACACCAGATGATGAGTGGGCGGCAGATATTGCACGCTTTGCGGCACAACCGCCAAGAGCTTTACTGAGAGCCTGGGATGGACTTTATTCAGCGTTTCTCGATAAGTCGCCTAACCACATGCTCGATGTAGGTAAAGCATTTAACGAAGTCGAGACCTATCTGATGGAAAAACGCCGCGGTCTCTCGGCCAATCGTGAGGCATTGCTTACACTGTTGCGTAAACACGGGCTCGATGACGGTTATGACACGCCTTATCGGGGCGGACTATTTTTGCTGGGCAAACTCGATAATCGCCACCAAGATCTGGCCCAAAAGGCTAAATTGCTGACAAATCCAGGTGTCTGGGGACGTACCGGCGAGATGGTGAGACTTTGCTATTGTCTAGAACAAAACCGATTTGATACTGCCATGCAAAGGCTACAAACCTTTCTTGAAGAAGCTAAGGTAACCCAAAAAGGAGAGCTGGTTTGA
- a CDS encoding MOSC domain-containing protein — protein sequence MPNLTISSLNIYPVKSLKGISLARMPLSKRGPIFDREWMIVDSKGKFITQREYAKMALIACDLTEWEDIERIETATVLTLTLPDGETIDIPLDGSDTPTDEPIAVQVWRDTCFAEVETRATGQLSDFFGAEVRLVRMRSDFKRIVDPDYCVDGNETVGFADAHPLMLISDNSLVDLNNRLEIPVEMNRFRPNITISGAEPFAEDNWQILSKGDIDIHMVKPCARCVITTIDQDTADTGKEPLRTLSTFRKIDGKIIFGQDACHKFTGDLAELNVGDTLSPKNRTPD from the coding sequence ATGCCAAACCTGACAATCAGCTCACTCAATATCTATCCAGTCAAAAGCCTCAAGGGTATATCGCTAGCGCGCATGCCCCTATCAAAGCGCGGACCGATTTTTGACAGAGAATGGATGATAGTAGATAGCAAAGGCAAATTTATTACCCAGCGCGAATACGCCAAAATGGCTCTAATTGCCTGCGATCTAACAGAATGGGAAGACATAGAAAGAATTGAAACAGCCACAGTGCTAACTCTTACACTGCCGGATGGAGAGACTATCGACATCCCCCTCGATGGTAGTGACACACCAACAGATGAGCCTATCGCAGTCCAGGTCTGGCGAGACACTTGCTTTGCCGAGGTAGAGACCAGAGCCACCGGTCAACTCTCTGACTTTTTTGGAGCAGAAGTAAGACTGGTCAGGATGCGCTCAGATTTTAAACGCATAGTCGATCCCGACTACTGTGTTGATGGCAATGAAACAGTAGGATTTGCCGACGCACACCCGCTCATGCTCATCAGCGATAATTCGCTTGTGGATTTAAACAATCGCCTGGAGATACCAGTCGAGATGAATCGCTTCCGCCCCAATATCACCATATCTGGTGCAGAGCCATTTGCCGAGGACAACTGGCAGATTTTAAGCAAAGGCGATATCGACATCCATATGGTCAAACCCTGTGCCCGCTGCGTCATCACCACAATTGATCAAGACACAGCGGACACGGGTAAAGAGCCTCTCCGCACTTTATCGACCTTCCGTAAAATTGACGGCAAAATCATATTTGGACAGGATGCCTGCCACAAGTTTACTGGTGATTTGGCCGAGTTAAATGTTGGGGATACTCTCTCCCCTAAAAACCGGACACCCGACTAA